A window of Bacteroidota bacterium contains these coding sequences:
- the creD gene encoding cell envelope integrity protein CreD, which translates to MEKNSLFDRINEWIKRSITLKLLSIGVLILILLIPTSMLTSLIRERQDVRNEAIQEVSSKWGNRQTLGGPVLSIPYLVDVKDEKGTIVREKRYAHFLPDELSVSGDVNPEQRHRGIYVVVLYNTQLEVKGKFGIPDIKAAGLTEANCLLDEAFISVGISDLRGINDDIVCRLNDSTFTFGPGIPTHDLFSSGLSFHYPLSSLKAFDFDFKVNLNGSSGLSFLPFGKVTTVAINSNWGNPSFEGSFLPDTHSVRNNGFNAQWKVLQLNRNYPQQGTGNFIGNLSEMQDDNYTISGQNDSGSFGVRLLLPVDEYLKTMRSVKYCLMFVIITFLTFFFVEVINKRRIHPIQYLLVGFAVCLFYVLLLSISEHLSFNLAYLLSCLLILSLITFYAKHIFKNNKLTGIFSVLLMLLYGFFFSLLQLEDYALLLGSIGLFIILATIMILTRSVNWYRDQD; encoded by the coding sequence ATGGAAAAAAACTCACTTTTTGACCGCATCAATGAATGGATCAAAAGATCCATTACCCTCAAATTATTATCGATCGGGGTTCTGATATTGATCCTGCTGATTCCGACTTCGATGCTGACTTCTCTTATCCGGGAACGGCAGGATGTGAGAAATGAGGCGATTCAGGAAGTGAGTTCTAAATGGGGAAACCGGCAAACACTGGGCGGACCTGTTTTAAGCATTCCTTACCTGGTAGATGTAAAGGATGAAAAGGGAACTATAGTACGTGAAAAACGGTATGCTCATTTTCTGCCCGATGAACTGAGTGTTTCCGGAGATGTGAATCCCGAACAACGTCATCGGGGAATTTATGTAGTGGTTTTATACAATACCCAATTGGAAGTAAAGGGAAAGTTTGGAATTCCGGACATCAAAGCTGCCGGACTGACTGAAGCCAATTGCTTGCTTGATGAAGCTTTTATTTCCGTTGGTATTTCAGACTTAAGAGGTATAAATGATGACATTGTTTGTCGCCTCAACGATTCAACTTTCACTTTTGGTCCGGGCATTCCTACCCACGATTTATTTTCATCCGGACTTAGTTTCCATTATCCTCTCTCCTCTTTGAAAGCATTTGATTTTGATTTCAAGGTAAACCTGAATGGCAGCTCAGGGCTTTCATTTCTGCCATTTGGTAAAGTGACAACTGTTGCGATTAATTCCAATTGGGGCAATCCGAGTTTTGAAGGGTCTTTCCTTCCGGATACTCATTCTGTACGTAACAATGGATTTAATGCGCAGTGGAAAGTGCTTCAACTCAACAGAAATTATCCTCAGCAGGGAACAGGGAATTTCATCGGCAATTTATCCGAAATGCAGGATGATAACTATACAATTTCAGGACAAAATGATTCCGGTTCTTTTGGTGTGCGATTACTCTTGCCCGTTGACGAATACCTGAAAACAATGCGGTCTGTTAAATACTGCCTCATGTTTGTGATCATCACTTTCCTGACCTTCTTCTTCGTAGAAGTCATCAACAAACGAAGGATTCATCCGATACAATATTTACTGGTAGGGTTTGCAGTGTGTCTATTCTATGTTTTATTGCTGTCGATTTCGGAACACTTGTCTTTCAACCTGGCCTACCTCCTCTCCTGTTTGCTGATTCTTTCCCTAATCACCTTCTACGCAAAACATATTTTCAAAAACAACAAACTCACAGGAATTTTTTCCGTCCTGCTCATGTTGTTGTACGGATTTTTCTTTTCACTCCTGCAGCTGGAAGATTACGCTTTGTTACTGGGAAGTATCGGATTGTTCATCATCCTTGCGACCATCATGATTCTCACAAGAAGTGTAAATTGGTACAGGGACCAGGATTGA
- the xseB gene encoding exodeoxyribonuclease VII small subunit: METPLTYESAYSELRKIASEIEEESVSVDALAEKVKRASELIQFCQSRLRATEQEVNKILKQMEMKKGAGE; the protein is encoded by the coding sequence ATGGAGACCCCTTTAACATATGAGTCGGCATACAGTGAGCTCAGGAAAATTGCTTCGGAAATAGAAGAAGAATCAGTGAGTGTGGATGCCTTAGCAGAAAAAGTCAAACGTGCATCAGAACTTATTCAATTCTGTCAGTCAAGATTGCGGGCTACCGAACAAGAGGTGAACAAAATCCTGAAACAAATGGAAATGAAAAAAGGAGCCGGAGAGTAG
- the xseA gene encoding exodeoxyribonuclease VII large subunit: MLLPMPEIIPLKLSDLSRKVSQAIKQNFGEEFFWVVAEISGHKFYPNQDRHYFEFVEKLEGSSIETAKLKGIAWTQGAQAIRLFETETGQTFTNGLQILAKVKLDYHIIFGLQLILHDIDPSFTLGNLEKQRRQTLLRLVQENPDFIRLEDGEYLTLNKELSFHSAIQHIALIASPNSEGYTDFIHTLRNNQHGYTFDVDNFYSSVQGAEAERELIQTLISIFNTQKAYDAVVLIRGGGAKTDFLVFDTYNLSRAVAKFPIPVITGLGHHKDVSIVDLMAHTNTKTPTKSAEFIISHNRRFEEGILDFRQRIIFKSQQLIAARQQMVSALNSKLSDRAKNLLSVHKEQLHLYRQTVVDETKNILYSKHRDLDQELNRFSTRPWMIASNCKNDLTHMSERLQSFTGRFLEQQANEIEHYVSLIRILSPSSILQRGFAIVKSEGRIVKDAGTIHPGSEITVTMADAEMLSTVTKKSKPNGDPFNI, encoded by the coding sequence ATGCTTTTGCCGATGCCTGAAATTATACCGCTGAAATTATCAGACCTATCCCGAAAGGTCTCTCAGGCGATAAAGCAGAATTTTGGTGAAGAATTTTTTTGGGTAGTTGCCGAAATTTCAGGACATAAGTTTTATCCCAACCAGGATCGTCATTATTTCGAATTTGTCGAAAAGCTGGAAGGTTCTTCTATTGAAACGGCCAAGCTGAAAGGGATCGCATGGACTCAGGGTGCACAGGCGATCAGGCTTTTTGAGACTGAAACCGGGCAGACTTTTACCAATGGCCTTCAGATTCTTGCAAAGGTAAAACTGGATTATCACATCATCTTCGGTTTGCAGTTGATTTTGCACGATATCGATCCGTCTTTTACACTTGGCAATCTGGAAAAGCAAAGAAGACAAACACTGCTCAGGCTTGTTCAGGAAAATCCGGATTTTATTCGATTGGAAGATGGAGAATATCTTACTCTTAACAAAGAACTTTCATTTCATTCAGCGATACAGCACATCGCGCTGATTGCATCTCCCAACTCTGAAGGATACACAGATTTTATTCATACACTCAGGAACAATCAGCACGGCTATACATTTGATGTAGATAATTTTTACAGCTCGGTTCAGGGTGCTGAAGCGGAAAGAGAATTAATACAAACACTGATTTCTATATTTAATACCCAAAAAGCCTATGACGCGGTTGTGCTGATTCGGGGAGGTGGCGCAAAAACTGATTTCCTTGTTTTTGATACTTACAATCTTAGCAGAGCTGTTGCCAAATTTCCGATTCCTGTCATCACAGGTCTCGGGCATCATAAAGATGTGAGTATTGTTGACCTCATGGCGCATACCAATACGAAAACCCCTACCAAGTCGGCAGAATTTATCATCTCCCACAACCGCAGGTTTGAAGAAGGAATTCTGGATTTCAGACAGAGAATCATTTTTAAATCACAGCAATTGATAGCTGCTCGTCAGCAAATGGTGAGCGCGTTGAATTCAAAACTCAGTGATCGGGCAAAAAATCTTCTCTCTGTACACAAAGAGCAATTGCATTTATACAGGCAAACGGTTGTAGACGAGACCAAAAATATTTTGTATTCAAAACACAGGGACCTGGATCAGGAACTGAATCGTTTTAGCACCCGCCCCTGGATGATTGCCTCTAACTGCAAAAACGACCTGACACACATGAGTGAACGATTGCAAAGTTTCACTGGTCGGTTTTTAGAACAACAGGCAAATGAAATAGAACATTATGTTTCACTGATCCGCATATTAAGTCCATCCAGTATCTTGCAACGCGGATTTGCTATCGTTAAATCTGAAGGGAGAATAGTGAAAGACGCCGGCACAATTCATCCGGGGAGTGAAATTACAGTGACCATGGCGGATGCAGAAATGCTTTCCACAGTAACCAAAAAATCAAAACCGAATGGAGACCCCTTTAACATATGA
- a CDS encoding DUF983 domain-containing protein, with protein MHEKCSVCGENFRHEPGFYFGAAYVSYGLMVAFLVGIGLLYYLVFREIGDHMMRLLSIGAVSAVMIAPVIFRYSRIIYLYIIVRYKGTKVQSGK; from the coding sequence ATGCATGAGAAATGTTCTGTGTGTGGTGAGAATTTTCGTCATGAGCCCGGATTTTACTTTGGTGCCGCTTACGTCAGTTATGGCTTAATGGTAGCGTTTCTTGTTGGTATTGGCCTGCTTTATTACCTGGTGTTCCGGGAGATTGGTGACCACATGATGCGATTACTTAGCATAGGTGCTGTATCGGCGGTAATGATCGCTCCTGTTATTTTCAGATATTCCCGTATTATTTATCTTTATATTATCGTGAGATACAAGGGCACAAAAGTGCAGTCAGGCAAATAA
- a CDS encoding elongation factor G has protein sequence MKVYDDKHIKNVVLVGASKSGKTTLAEAMLFEAGLINRRGTVEEKNTVSDYHEVEHERNSSVYATTMHTEWKDYKINIIDTPGLDDFIGEVISALRVADTAVMMLNAENGVEVGTELIWNYVEKFQKPILFAVNHVDHAKADFDLTLEQARARFGNAITVMQYPLTQGESFDSIIDLLTMKMYKFPPTGGKPQKLDIPAEEIEKANRLHNILVEKAAENDEKLMELFFEKGTLDEDQLKQGLKMGMLHHDVYPVFCLSAKKDMGSGRLMGFIDNVAPSATELFPEKTEDGKDLPCDPKGPPVIFVFKTLIEPHLGKLSFFKVMSGEVSTGMDLVNVNTGHSERLNQLFIMDGKNRNPITKLTAGDIGTTLKLKDTFTNHTLCAAGKNIIIDPIHFPEPRLRVSILAKNKTDDEKLGGVLAEIHQEDPTVTIEYSRELRQVILGGQGELHLNVVKWRIEKIYHLEVEFGKPRIPYRETIQKHAMASYRHKKQSGGAGQFGEVYMKIEPFHDGMPEPTEHHVREKEIIELPWGGKLVFYNCIVGGVIDQRFIPSIQKGVMEKMHEGPLTGSYVRDIRVIVYDGKMHPVDSNDISFKIAGMMAFKEAFHQADPKILEPIYDVEILVPEELMGDVVTDLQTRRSIIMGMDSKGKYQVIKARTPLSELDKYSTSLRSITQGRGSYTGHFAEYAPVPGDIQRKLADEYKVTEVH, from the coding sequence ATGAAAGTTTATGATGATAAGCACATTAAAAATGTAGTTCTGGTCGGGGCTTCGAAATCCGGCAAGACCACCCTCGCGGAAGCCATGCTCTTCGAAGCCGGACTCATCAATCGTCGTGGTACCGTCGAAGAAAAAAATACGGTCTCGGATTACCACGAAGTAGAACACGAACGCAACAGTTCAGTGTATGCGACTACGATGCATACCGAGTGGAAAGATTATAAAATCAACATCATTGACACTCCCGGACTTGATGATTTCATTGGTGAAGTGATCAGCGCTCTGCGCGTTGCTGATACCGCTGTAATGATGCTGAACGCGGAAAACGGAGTTGAAGTTGGCACCGAACTGATCTGGAATTATGTGGAGAAGTTTCAGAAGCCTATTCTCTTTGCAGTGAACCATGTTGATCATGCAAAAGCGGATTTCGATCTGACCCTTGAACAAGCGCGTGCTCGTTTCGGAAACGCGATTACCGTCATGCAATATCCGTTGACTCAGGGAGAAAGTTTTGATTCCATCATCGATCTTTTAACGATGAAGATGTATAAATTTCCGCCAACCGGTGGCAAGCCACAAAAGCTGGATATCCCCGCGGAGGAAATAGAAAAAGCTAACCGATTACACAATATTCTCGTTGAAAAAGCCGCTGAGAACGACGAGAAACTCATGGAATTGTTTTTTGAAAAAGGAACTCTTGATGAGGATCAATTAAAACAAGGTTTGAAAATGGGAATGTTACACCACGATGTGTATCCTGTATTCTGCCTGAGCGCGAAGAAAGACATGGGAAGCGGTCGTTTGATGGGATTCATTGACAATGTCGCTCCTTCAGCAACAGAACTTTTCCCTGAAAAAACTGAAGATGGAAAAGACCTTCCCTGTGATCCAAAAGGGCCTCCTGTAATTTTTGTTTTCAAAACTTTGATCGAACCGCATCTGGGAAAATTATCTTTCTTTAAAGTAATGTCAGGTGAAGTAAGCACAGGAATGGATCTGGTCAATGTAAACACCGGTCATTCCGAAAGACTGAACCAGCTATTCATCATGGATGGCAAAAACAGAAATCCTATCACTAAACTGACTGCCGGAGATATCGGAACCACACTTAAATTAAAAGATACATTTACCAATCATACTTTGTGTGCAGCGGGAAAGAATATCATCATTGATCCGATTCATTTCCCTGAACCACGACTGCGTGTTTCTATTCTTGCAAAAAACAAAACCGACGATGAAAAGCTTGGTGGTGTTCTTGCAGAAATCCATCAGGAAGATCCAACGGTAACAATTGAATATTCCCGTGAATTACGTCAGGTCATCTTAGGCGGTCAAGGAGAATTGCATTTGAATGTAGTGAAATGGAGAATTGAAAAGATCTATCATCTCGAAGTTGAATTTGGTAAACCAAGAATCCCTTATCGTGAGACGATCCAGAAACACGCGATGGCCTCTTACCGACACAAAAAGCAAAGTGGTGGCGCCGGACAATTTGGTGAGGTGTATATGAAAATCGAACCTTTCCATGATGGAATGCCAGAGCCAACAGAACACCATGTTCGCGAAAAAGAAATCATCGAACTTCCCTGGGGTGGTAAACTGGTTTTCTACAATTGTATTGTGGGTGGAGTTATCGACCAGCGTTTTATTCCTTCTATCCAAAAGGGTGTCATGGAAAAAATGCACGAAGGACCGCTTACAGGCTCCTATGTGCGCGATATTCGTGTGATTGTCTATGACGGAAAAATGCATCCTGTTGATTCCAATGACATTTCTTTCAAGATCGCCGGAATGATGGCATTCAAAGAAGCATTCCATCAGGCCGATCCTAAAATTCTGGAACCAATTTATGATGTGGAAATTCTGGTGCCCGAAGAACTCATGGGCGATGTGGTAACGGATCTTCAAACCCGTCGCTCCATCATCATGGGCATGGACTCCAAAGGCAAATACCAGGTGATCAAAGCCCGTACACCATTATCCGAACTTGATAAATATTCCACTTCCCTGCGATCCATAACACAAGGTCGTGGAAGTTATACCGGACATTTCGCGGAATACGCTCCCGTTCCCGGAGATATTCAGCGCAAACTTGCCGACGAATACAAGGTGACGGAAGTGCATTAA
- a CDS encoding T9SS type A sorting domain-containing protein: MKKLYFLLSFSVFTLAAFAQNPVPNPDFESWTGSTPNSWSVVSAANTVTKATPGYASASAAKLTAVVTSGVPILSSANNGFSVSHGYSNLELWYKASFVGSDVCNISVSFLDGSNQTIGAGSKAVGTSTSTFTHVIVPITITGTPVKCQIIFTVINPNGGIVIVNQGSTITIDNVQLTGVIGIDELKEGSDLVVYPNPVQNLLQMQVTTTPGEKITWKLTDLSGRLVAQKQSENYSAAQLKDEMILPDLSKGLYIFSMESDTRRATRRVVVE; encoded by the coding sequence ATGAAAAAACTCTACTTTTTACTCTCATTTTCAGTATTCACCCTGGCTGCTTTTGCCCAAAATCCGGTTCCTAATCCTGATTTTGAATCCTGGACCGGTAGCACGCCCAATAGTTGGAGTGTTGTGTCCGCAGCCAATACAGTTACAAAGGCAACACCCGGATATGCATCCGCATCCGCTGCAAAATTAACAGCAGTTGTTACATCAGGGGTTCCGATTCTTTCCTCCGCAAACAATGGATTTTCTGTTTCCCATGGTTACAGCAATCTCGAATTGTGGTACAAAGCATCTTTTGTAGGATCGGATGTATGTAATATTTCTGTTTCATTTCTGGATGGTAGCAACCAGACAATTGGCGCCGGTTCAAAAGCAGTTGGAACAAGTACAAGTACGTTCACTCACGTAATTGTTCCGATAACCATTACAGGCACACCGGTTAAATGCCAGATTATTTTTACAGTGATCAATCCAAATGGTGGTATCGTAATTGTGAATCAGGGATCAACAATCACCATCGATAATGTTCAGCTTACAGGTGTTATCGGAATCGATGAATTGAAAGAAGGATCTGATCTTGTGGTGTATCCAAACCCCGTTCAGAATTTATTGCAAATGCAGGTGACTACAACTCCGGGTGAAAAGATTACCTGGAAGTTAACGGATCTTTCCGGTCGTCTCGTTGCCCAAAAACAATCAGAGAATTATTCAGCAGCTCAATTGAAAGACGAAATGATTCTTCCTGATCTGTCAAAAGGATTGTACATTTTCAGCATGGAATCCGATACCAGAAGAGCAACCAGAAGAGTGGTTGTAGAATAA
- a CDS encoding T9SS type A sorting domain-containing protein — MRALFIFFLLLPIIVFSQNPVPNPGFEFWSQGEPDEWRTNNSLPTQITIQSTGDANSGNSAAEANVIDVSGTNVPPFLSAEGADGTGFPVTIDYTTLQCWYKANLVGGDELIVSVVMYDDSANAIGSADVAITVSTTAYTLLSLPINYPVFTNVSSCIIQFIAADPSGTGTAHLGTSFIIDDVELTGINSIGSENQNLFLSVYPIPASDFLTIDSDLFQEGSVEISVLDVLGKIIVQEVVQISKYNNDKVRVNLPEMSAGLYFLQLNLGKFRASKKIFVSGI; from the coding sequence ATGAGAGCACTATTTATTTTTTTCCTGCTTCTTCCCATTATTGTGTTTTCACAAAACCCGGTTCCGAATCCCGGATTTGAATTCTGGTCACAGGGGGAACCTGATGAATGGCGTACAAACAATTCATTACCGACTCAAATTACTATTCAGTCAACAGGTGATGCGAATTCTGGCAATTCCGCGGCGGAGGCAAACGTTATAGATGTTTCCGGAACAAACGTTCCTCCCTTTTTGAGTGCCGAAGGTGCTGATGGGACAGGATTTCCAGTGACCATTGACTATACGACACTGCAATGCTGGTACAAAGCAAATTTGGTTGGAGGAGACGAGCTCATTGTTTCAGTGGTGATGTATGATGATTCTGCAAACGCCATTGGCTCTGCGGATGTTGCCATCACTGTTTCAACAACCGCATATACCCTGCTCTCCTTACCTATCAACTACCCTGTTTTCACGAATGTTTCTTCCTGCATCATTCAGTTTATAGCTGCCGATCCTTCCGGTACTGGTACTGCCCATTTGGGAACTTCTTTTATTATTGATGATGTTGAATTAACCGGGATTAATAGTATCGGATCCGAAAATCAAAATTTATTCCTCAGTGTTTATCCAATTCCTGCAAGCGATTTTTTAACGATTGATTCGGATTTGTTTCAAGAAGGTTCAGTTGAGATTTCTGTACTGGATGTTTTGGGAAAAATTATTGTTCAGGAAGTGGTTCAAATCTCAAAATATAACAACGACAAAGTGAGAGTCAATTTGCCGGAAATGTCTGCCGGATTGTATTTTTTACAACTAAACCTGGGAAAGTTCAGAGCATCGAAAAAGATTTTTGTGTCAGGAATATAA